AATTCAAAAATGGTGTtctttgaattcaaatttagGTGGCTTTGAATTCAAAGTTTGCTTGCTTGATGCTTAGCATATAATGggttacaatggacttctatagcaacttgagttaatcattttcataaaacgagacgaatacgaagtagttgctatatgGGCTCATTGTGTAGTCACGTAGTCGAAAGCTTCGCTATTCTCCATCAACTCGACCGATGCAGTCGAAGCTACAACTGGAGTCCTAACCACACACGTGGCAGTGGTTATCCTTTCATAATTCAGAGtccttttgaaaataatatacatgcacAATCAAAATATCCaagtaaaataatcaataaattcaaataacttAACGTAAACCTCATAACAGAATATCGAGCACtccattaattttttatctttggACAAAGATTAACTTATAAGTGATATCCCGACGCAACAATCAAACACTGACAGTAACTATTATGTCAAATAACAACCTTCCTTATGGTCGATTTGTATTTATATGAAAAACCGATCAATTATCTCTTGTTAACCACTACAAAcgcatatataattatattaaatattaaacttGTTTTGGGCCAAACAATATCCATAAGGATTATATATGCCAaaatctttttatatttttaaataaaattaatctccataaatgatattattttgacgatattttgttttaatcgataaattttaaaatatatataatcttatcattatattaataattaaaattttaaactgaaCCGAATAACTTGAACcgtaatttatctttttttacaATAAGTAGCGCGTGGGGAGCATTGAAATTGCGGCCATGCACGCTCAATACTGATGGGCTCATCTATGATGTGCTTTAGGTCGATTTTGGCGATAAGTTTATCcaaaatttcgatttttctctattaacttttttataaaaaaaactggaCGGAAACTCGATATATTCAtactaaatttttaaaagtttcaaCCAAAATCTCTTTACCGAAACTGAATTGTAACTACATGCATTATTgttttcaatcaaaatatttttcacaattgaaggaatgataaaaaaaatttcaaacaaaattttcttttacataTATGAAGCCAACATCATGCATACATTTTAACCAAAATATCAAGTATTCAACATAATGGCTCTGACACCACTTGTTGGAGAAAATcaatataaatacaaaatccATCATGtcaaatcattaaaaattaaactgAAAATCTTAAGTCAAAGTGTACCTGAAGCCATAATCCTTAATTCCTTATAACGAGTCTTGATCATCCAGATCTATGTGTTCGTCTTTGAGAGAATCCTCTTGTTTTCTCTTTAGAATATTTTCTATAATAAGAGTAAAGAATAGAGAACGTGATAACGCGCGATCCGGAGAACATAACCAATTTATAAATAGTGTATAACATTActttctgatatttctgttttagctcatcttataaaaataaattataattttgtctTTACATATTAAATGTCCACAACCTATCGGATATATATATTAACCAATTACTTTAAGTTTTTGGCTTCACTTTAAAACCCACATCACATAATAATGCACATATAAGCTCAGATAACTGAAATTGACCCAACAAGATATACATTATGTAATAAAATAGCTGGCCTTTAAAACTAAACATGAGCCACCTTCGTTTTCGGCGGTCCGATAAACAACCCCGTCTCCACCTCCATATCTGGCGATAATGGTTGGCTTATGGGGACGCTGGACATCGCCAACATCTCACACTATCACAAAAATAACAAGAGATTAGAACATAGTGTCCACCTCAATCACTAGTTAGTCCTACATCAAATATACACAAATCCTACATATATATCTAATAATACATATTGTTTGATAAATACACTCTTGATATTGGCTTATGCATTTTTAAGTTAATTTGTTAACTCATCTCACAATTATATATGTGTAATTCACTTTCTCAAGTTTCACATCAAATTTGTGCATGAAAAATTGTAGACTCGGCCATTTAATTTGTTCTATACGAACTTTTGGTCCTctatttgattaaaatttcGTCTTAATAGAACAAGTTAGCTTTTACCAAATTTAATACGATTTTCATCATAATACAGACATATGTTATGTTTTAGCACTTTGACAGGAATTGGACTAAATGTACAGAACACATCGTTTTGCATTAAAACAAAACTCGACTAATTAAAGGACTAAAATCATacagattttgaacttagatgatgatattttgaattttctaaaTACATTTGGTTAAATACTGATATTGTATCGAAAATTTAGGGAGTAggtcttgtgagacggtctcacaaatctttatatgtgagacaggtcaatcctaccgatatttacaataaaatgtaataaaaGCTAAATATATCTCTTTCTCCTTTCAAGCACAATATCTCTAAAAACATTTGACAATTTTGGAGTGCTAtgataaacatattcatatttttgttaatttcaaATCAGATTAATTTGAAAtggtaatttaaaaataaaaataaaaaaattaccgTCATGGGTTTAACGGTTGAATAATTGCTTCGACGAGGGTATTATCCGTAAGAACGAAAAATTTTATCTTGTgattccataaaaaaaaaaaaaaggtgtgAGAGAATATCACCCAAAAAAAATTGAGCCCTTGGATGCTCGCTCATGGTACTACCCCGAGGGTAGCATATCTTTAATCGGGTTTAACCTATGAGTTGAAAATTCTGAAAGATTTTAGCTTTGTTGACCTAAACAAGAGTTTTTTttggaatgaaaaaaaaaagtttcacCTCCTTTTATATAAACACAAGTAACCAAAGAATAATTTATGGATTCAGTACCCACCTTTTCCTTTAAATCAGTGTTTACTTTCATATGCTTCGCCTCCTGCGACATAAAACAATTAGGGTTGCCAATTATCAAGCAGCACCAAGAAATCGATTATTATTGATCCTCGATCTCAGTTTATACCTGTTGTTTTAGCTGATGGATCTGTTCTTGAAATAAAGCGTTCtggccaaataaaaataatattcatgTCAGATAAATAGAATTCCAGATTTCATCCATATAATAAACTATGATCAATGCAGAGGAAGTTGAATCAACTATGTATGTCACATTATGGTTCATACCATTGAATGTAATTGAATATAAAAACATGTATTATAGCATATGTACTAGCCGATTACCATAGCCTAATACATGAATGATAACTCGAATTGATTATTGGTATGAAACGAAAACAAATCGATACTGTTACTAATGGATATGGATTTTATACACAATGAAATTAATGAGATCACCTTCCTAGCCCTGATTTTGCTTAAACTTTTTTCCAACTGTTCTTCCACATGTACTAACTCGTTAATAGAACACGAATCTATATTTTCTCCCAAGAGTTTTCTGCAAATATTTGTGCAATCATATTCTGAGTTAACATCAGCTTGTCAAGTATTGAACCTAATTATATAACCGATGAGTGGCTCCTGAATACCTTTTAGCATCTTCAAGGTGATCAAGTTTCTTATACGAATCAGCCGCCTCATCTTTCAGTTTCTGCTTAGGATTCAATAATATGGAAAAATGTAAGAAAGATCCTGTACCATTCACCTCTTTTTATATATGCTTGGATGATACTTATAATCCTTGTATCTTACACGTATCTTCTGTAGTTATAATGCACGTATGATTTGCTAAGAATATTGCATTTTTTCtctaagataaaaaaaaacaaaaacaaaaaaacaaaagaagcaATTTTTATGCAATGGTTGTTGGTACATGTAGTTTCTTTGTAatattaaaaaggaaaaaaaatcatatttatcagtatattttagaCGAATGACAGCCAAAATATATTTAGACCATCACCAAGGGaatgattcaaaataatttacaaaAGTATAAGATTGAAAATTTGTCCGGTTTTTATAGCCTTTCTTTGTTGCGTTAATGGATTTGATCAAACTaaggatttcaaatccataataACAAATCAATAGGTTTATATGAGTAAATTTGTTTGAcaatagatttcaaatcagaaaCTAGCTGGTTATTTGTTAGGTCATTAATGTAATGGACTTAAAATTCATCTCAATGTGtagtcatttcaaattcttccttcaaataCCTCGTCAAATTCAAAATCCTCTGATCTAAAATGCAACCTTATATAATGAGCTAAAGATGAACAATGAATAAGAATCCTTACCTGCATATATACTTCTTCAGTTATTCTCAGGTTGGCTAGAGTCTTGGCATTCTTTTGATACCGTTCAATTGTGTTGCTCATCAGACTGCCAACACGAGTTGCAGAATAAATAGAATATATACCAAGAGAAATCACTCAGAATCAATATTGGAAAATCCAGATGTAATACAcacttagatttttttttttttttaattttttgatcaTACACACTTAGATTTTCTCAAGGGTTTGTAAGTTATAGTCTTTtcttgttcaatttgtaaaaataacattttctttcctttttttatgATTATAGGACTTGTTACATTTAGAAAAAATCCTAAGACAAAATTCATGTtactaaattattaaaaaatacatatgcTTTAGAGACTAGGGCATAAATTTTATGTTCGAGTGCCACTGGTGAGTAAATATGATTCTAGAAAAAAATGGAACCTCGTGAATAATCAGAAAGTGCGCAACGCTTAATTTTCCTTCGATTCGTaaaaatatgatgatttttaaaaaaatgatctaCATGTTTTACTAGTGAATGTCGTCGATAATCATTTAGAATATTGTTCTACCATACATCATCTTCTCTTGAAGAT
This genomic window from Primulina huaijiensis isolate GDHJ02 chromosome 7, ASM1229523v2, whole genome shotgun sequence contains:
- the LOC140981273 gene encoding agamous-like MADS-box protein AGL19 isoform X2 → MVRGKTQMKRIENASSRQVTFSKRRSGLLKKAFELSVLCDAEVALIIFSHSGRLYEFSSSSLMSNTIERYQKNAKTLANLRITEEVYMQKLKDEAADSYKKLDHLEDAKRKLLGENIDSCSINELVHVEEQLEKSLSKIRARKNALFQEQIHQLKQQEAKHMKVNTDLKEKCEMLAMSSVPISQPLSPDMEVETGLFIGPPKTKKIF
- the LOC140981273 gene encoding agamous-like MADS-box protein AGL19 isoform X1; this translates as MVRGKTQMKRIENASSRQVTFSKRRSGLLKKAFELSVLCDAEVALIIFSHSGRLYEFSSSSLMSNTIERYQKNAKTLANLRITEEVYMQKLKDEAADSYKKLDHLEDAKRKLLGENIDSCSINELVHVEEQLEKSLSKIRARKNALFQEQIHQLKQQEAKHMKVNTDLKEKCEMLAMSSVPISQPLSPDMEVETGLFIGPPKTKVAHV